One segment of Mugil cephalus isolate CIBA_MC_2020 chromosome 14, CIBA_Mcephalus_1.1, whole genome shotgun sequence DNA contains the following:
- the sdc3 gene encoding syndecan-3, with amino-acid sequence MKLPWLLALTAVLAHATTGQKWSQPIDDEGSTRDEFYDDEDLYSGSGSGFPEISVRPTSLGVAFTTEETLLLSTTQATSPAPSASPAAEPSPSPSPDDVTSTPPTTEADGESGAFYERERELERERELEKERQMELEREKERERQLERERERERERERVREMERERERERERERERERERERERERERQRERELERERELERIRAAAQTTATPRSPEAVPVVTTNPATSPVESAAPSAGSDDLSTTEEEDVDDIYLSTTPSLVYPDIETTTEEDAATAAEATPEPTTAAPTTTTTSAVTTAKTRVPFRPRVPMTTATQAAPTERTTRPQQPTATQESNNEVGAVGPSGDFEIREDRRNGLGRGLMPVDPDLSGNTVDGGSSAAQLPQKNILERKEVLIAVIVGGVVGALFAAFLVMLLVYRMKKKDEGSYTLEEPKQATVTYQKPDKQEEFYA; translated from the exons GGACAGAAGTGGTCGCAGCCCATCGATGACGAAGGCTCGACGAGAGATGAGTTTTACGACGACGAGGACCTCTACTcaggctccggctccggct TTCCTGAGATCAGCGTGAGGCCGACGTCTTTGGGCGTGGCCTTCACCACGGAGGagaccctcctcctctccacgaCCCAGGCCactagccccgccccctccgcCTCACCCGCAGCCGagcccagccccagccccagcccggACGACGTCACCTCCACGCCGCCGACCACCGAGGCTGACGGAGAGAGCGGTGCATTCtatgagagggagagggagctggagagagaacgagagctggagaaggagagacagatggagctggagagggagaaggaaagggagaggcagttggagagggagagagaaagggagagggagagggagcgggtcagagagatggagagggagagggagagggagagagaacgtgagcgagagagggagagggagagagagcgggagagggagagagaaaggcaaagagagagggagctcGAAAGGGAGAGAGAGCTGGAGCGGATCAGGGCGGCGGCGCAGACCACCGCGACCCCGCGGTCACCTGAAGCCGTTCCCGTGGTGACCACCAACCCGGCAACCAGTCCCGTGGAAAGCGCGGCACCCTCTGCGGGTTCAGACGACCTGagcaccacagaagaagaagacgtagATGACATCTACCTGTCGACCACGCCCTCCCTGGTTTACCCGGACATAGaaaccaccacagaagaagacgcGGCCACCGCAGCAGAGGCCACCCCTGAGCCTACGACAGCCGCACCTACCACGACGACCACCTCGGCCGTCACCACCGCAAAGACCAGGGTCCCGTTCAGGCCCAGGGTTCCCATGACAACAGCCACTCAGGCGGCGCCGACAGAGAGAACGACACGACCACAGCAGCCCACGGCAACACAG GAGAGCAACAATGAGGTGGGAGCCGTGGGACCGAGCGGAGATTTCGAAATCCGCGAGGATCGCCGCAATGGTCTCGGCCGAGGTTTAATGCCAGTGGATCCCGATCTGAGCGGTAACACGGTGGACGGAGGAAGCTCTGCTGCTCAGCTGCCTCAGAAGAACAtcctggagagaaaagaggttTTGATAG CGGTGATAGTTGGGGGCGTGGTGGGCGCCTTGTTCGCCGCCTTCCTGGTGATGCTGCTGGTGTacaggatgaagaagaaggacgAGGGCAGCTACACGCTGGAGGAACCCAAACAGGCCACGGTCACCTACCAGAAACCAGACAAGCAGGAGGAGTTTTATGCATAA